Proteins co-encoded in one Bacillus paramycoides genomic window:
- a CDS encoding permease, with protein MQPPFICHTCKKRITRKTDLITATLYFRLYLFHIGCFKRQQVFISRFIPVNTLLNFFLIIYGLIFGSILMITEPSIIWLIFLFPILYRFLSYYYVERFFST; from the coding sequence ATGCAACCACCGTTCATCTGTCATACATGCAAAAAAAGAATTACGCGAAAGACAGATCTTATTACTGCCACATTGTACTTCCGCTTGTATTTATTTCACATTGGTTGCTTTAAACGACAGCAAGTGTTCATCTCAAGATTTATCCCTGTGAATACACTTTTAAATTTCTTTCTTATTATATATGGACTTATTTTTGGGAGTATTCTTATGATTACAGAACCATCTATTATTTGGCTCATTTTCTTATTTCCAATTTTATATCGGTTTCTTTCCTATTATTATGTTGAACGCTTTTTCTCTACATAA
- the spoIIP gene encoding stage II sporulation protein SpoIIP, whose protein sequence is MNRGFFYVKFTSVRKLILFIIATVLATFFLISMMVTSMKETKSTYLYNWLNELSMNGYMYVLGKENHYFTQEYRNLNQDFSISSFLFSMATNIRFNDVRSFVGKELPGFGKYDTEIVIAGEGTNYSNLPIESSVPLEEVVKERTGEGGQAPKPDGNKEKKQPAQTTGKRQVAFIYHSHSWESYLPLLNLANDPNPNKATSSVTNISIVGDRFREQLASEGIGATNDKTDVGQKLISKGLNSNSSYKMSREIVQEAMTGNKELQYFFDLHRDSARKNVTTKTIEDKSYAKLAFVIGKGNKNYEKNLQLATALHETISKRYPGVSRGVIQKGFQTGNGVYNQDLSGQAILIEVGGVDNTEEELNRSIDALAKAFGEYFWQAEKVNG, encoded by the coding sequence ATGAATCGAGGTTTTTTTTATGTGAAGTTCACAAGTGTACGTAAGTTAATTTTATTTATTATTGCTACAGTACTAGCGACTTTTTTTCTTATTAGTATGATGGTAACTTCTATGAAAGAGACAAAGTCAACGTATTTATATAATTGGTTAAACGAGTTATCGATGAATGGTTACATGTACGTACTGGGAAAAGAGAATCATTATTTTACACAGGAATATCGAAATTTAAATCAAGATTTTTCAATTTCTTCGTTTCTCTTTTCTATGGCTACGAATATTCGTTTTAACGATGTACGCAGTTTTGTCGGAAAAGAGCTACCTGGTTTTGGTAAGTACGATACAGAAATTGTTATTGCGGGTGAAGGGACAAATTATTCTAACTTACCGATAGAGTCGAGCGTGCCACTTGAAGAAGTAGTAAAAGAACGGACTGGAGAAGGTGGACAGGCTCCAAAGCCGGATGGGAACAAAGAGAAAAAGCAACCGGCTCAAACGACAGGGAAACGACAAGTTGCGTTTATTTATCATTCACATAGCTGGGAATCTTATTTGCCGTTACTGAATTTAGCAAATGATCCAAATCCGAATAAAGCGACAAGTTCCGTCACGAATATTTCAATAGTCGGCGACCGATTTCGTGAACAATTAGCAAGTGAAGGGATCGGAGCTACTAACGACAAGACTGATGTCGGTCAAAAGTTGATTAGTAAAGGGTTAAATAGTAATAGTTCTTACAAAATGTCACGGGAAATAGTACAAGAAGCAATGACTGGCAATAAAGAACTGCAATACTTCTTTGACTTACATCGTGATAGTGCTCGGAAAAATGTCACGACAAAAACAATTGAAGATAAATCATATGCGAAGCTTGCTTTCGTCATAGGAAAAGGCAATAAAAATTATGAAAAAAACTTACAATTAGCAACGGCTTTACATGAGACGATTAGTAAGAGGTATCCAGGCGTTAGTCGTGGTGTCATTCAAAAAGGATTCCAAACAGGAAATGGTGTCTACAATCAAGATTTGTCAGGACAAGCGATATTAATTGAAGTTGGTGGCGTAGATAATACAGAGGAAGAACTAAATCGATCGATTGATGCACTTGCTAAAGCGTTTGGTGAATATTTCTGGCAGGCAGAAAAAGTGAATGGATAA
- a CDS encoding GNAT family N-acetyltransferase gives MIREIKIEDAAPFLQLSKQLDEETKFTAEQQEKMIHRFIENKFATILVAVEEERIVGFILVNGNHIQRKRHVASIVIGILQEYSGRGIGTRLFKEAEKWARLHDIWRLELTVMAHNTRAQALYTKAGFEKEGVKRAALIIDGENIDEYEMAKLLK, from the coding sequence GTGATTAGAGAGATCAAAATAGAAGATGCAGCACCATTTTTGCAATTAAGTAAGCAACTAGACGAAGAAACGAAATTTACAGCCGAGCAACAAGAAAAAATGATTCATCGCTTTATAGAAAATAAGTTTGCAACGATATTGGTAGCAGTTGAAGAAGAGAGGATAGTAGGGTTTATCTTAGTGAATGGAAATCATATTCAAAGAAAAAGACATGTAGCAAGTATTGTAATTGGTATTTTGCAAGAGTATAGCGGGCGAGGTATTGGGACGAGATTGTTTAAAGAGGCTGAGAAGTGGGCAAGATTACATGATATATGGCGTTTAGAATTAACGGTAATGGCCCACAATACAAGAGCTCAGGCACTATATACAAAAGCTGGATTTGAGAAAGAAGGTGTCAAAAGAGCTGCTCTTATTATCGATGGAGAGAACATCGATGAGTATGAAATGGCCAAATTATTAAAATAA
- a CDS encoding M15 family metallopeptidase produces MKKRWTLLGIVAMILIVGVAGINYKMYKDKQAREVNVNNIFPKAKETIANMDGDIAVISNPNSMLVLVNKSRRLPDGYRPPDLVIPKVRYSSEGDQEKKKMRKEAAGALEEMFQQADKEHIFLFAVSGFRSFDRQKALNTMYKKQDGEAKTAMSSAVPGTSEHQTGLAMDITSQSAKFQLETIFGETKEGQWLSENAHKFGFVIRYTKEKESLTGYRFEPWHVRYVGNPQATYLYENQLTLEEVTQ; encoded by the coding sequence ATGAAAAAAAGATGGACACTACTTGGTATCGTAGCGATGATACTCATTGTTGGAGTAGCAGGAATCAATTATAAAATGTATAAGGATAAGCAGGCGCGCGAGGTAAATGTAAATAACATATTTCCGAAAGCGAAAGAAACGATTGCGAATATGGATGGAGATATTGCGGTCATTAGTAATCCAAATTCGATGCTTGTGCTTGTAAATAAAAGTAGGCGTTTACCAGATGGGTATAGACCGCCAGATTTAGTTATTCCGAAAGTACGTTACTCAAGTGAAGGTGATCAAGAAAAGAAAAAAATGAGGAAAGAGGCAGCAGGGGCGTTAGAGGAAATGTTTCAGCAAGCGGATAAGGAGCATATCTTCTTATTTGCAGTCTCTGGATTTAGATCTTTTGATCGACAAAAAGCATTAAATACGATGTATAAAAAACAAGATGGAGAAGCAAAGACAGCGATGTCTAGTGCAGTTCCTGGAACGAGTGAACATCAAACAGGGCTCGCAATGGATATTACATCTCAATCTGCTAAGTTTCAGTTAGAGACAATTTTTGGTGAAACGAAAGAAGGGCAGTGGCTTTCTGAAAATGCCCATAAATTTGGTTTTGTCATTCGATATACAAAAGAGAAAGAATCGCTTACGGGCTATCGATTCGAACCATGGCACGTGAGGTATGTGGGAAATCCACAAGCTACATATTTATATGAAAATCAACTGACACTTGAAGAAGTAACGCAATGA
- a CDS encoding NUDIX hydrolase, with product MTMLYKKKVHAYVTREKEGVMQLLVFKHRDIPEAGIQIPGGTVDEGETLEAAILREVQEESGLRHLCIERFLADYIIHVKDKQEYEKRHFFHVTLLTDVKDTWEHIVSAGKEDEGLVFCYEWIDIAKCPELAGKQGEFLHLLEEVYVQ from the coding sequence ATGACGATGTTATATAAGAAAAAAGTACACGCATATGTGACAAGAGAAAAAGAGGGAGTTATGCAACTGCTTGTTTTTAAACATCGTGATATACCTGAAGCTGGTATACAAATACCAGGGGGGACAGTTGACGAAGGGGAAACGTTAGAAGCAGCGATTTTACGTGAAGTACAAGAAGAGTCTGGATTACGTCATTTATGTATAGAGCGTTTTCTAGCAGATTATATTATACATGTGAAGGACAAACAGGAATATGAAAAACGTCACTTTTTCCACGTAACGTTACTAACAGATGTAAAGGATACGTGGGAACATATTGTAAGTGCCGGTAAGGAAGATGAAGGTTTAGTGTTTTGCTACGAATGGATTGATATTGCAAAATGTCCTGAATTAGCCGGGAAACAAGGGGAGTTTTTACATCTGTTAGAAGAAGTATACGTGCAGTAA
- a CDS encoding amidase family protein: MEIQFKTLLQKELTIHDIQTAMEAGQLSSKELVMYYLHRIAKYDQDGPKINSILEINPDAIFIAEALDHERKTKGIRGPLHGIPVLLKDNIETNDAMHTSAGTIALEQNISSGDAFLVTKLREAGAVIIGKTNMTELANGMSFEMWAGYSARGGQTINPYGTGEDDMFVGGSSTGSAIAVSANFTVVSVGTETDGSILSPAVQNSVVGIKPTVGLISRRGIIPLTYSQDTAGPFARTVKDAAILLGSLTGLDDKDVATHKSEGIVEHDYTKYLDVNGLNGAKIGVYSNAPKDYYETGEYDEKLFKETIEVLRSGGATVVENIDIPSFHRECSWGVSLYELKHSLDNYLSKLPSTMPVHSISELMAFNENIAERALKYGQTKLERRKDFPNTLRNPEYLNARLEDIYFSQEQGIDFALEKYNLDAILFPSYIGSTICAKAGYPSIAIPAGYMDNGRPFGITLASTAFSEGTLIKLAYAFEQATKHRKSPNLS, encoded by the coding sequence ATGGAGATTCAGTTCAAAACACTATTACAAAAAGAATTAACAATTCATGATATACAAACAGCGATGGAAGCTGGGCAATTATCTTCAAAAGAATTAGTTATGTATTATCTTCATAGAATCGCAAAGTATGATCAAGATGGACCAAAAATTAATTCTATTTTAGAAATCAATCCAGATGCTATTTTTATTGCAGAAGCGCTAGATCATGAAAGAAAGACAAAAGGAATAAGAGGTCCATTGCATGGTATACCTGTGTTACTTAAGGATAATATTGAAACGAATGACGCTATGCATACAAGTGCAGGTACAATTGCTCTAGAACAAAATATAAGTAGTGGAGATGCATTTCTCGTTACGAAACTGCGAGAAGCAGGAGCAGTCATAATCGGAAAAACAAATATGACAGAATTAGCAAATGGAATGTCGTTTGAAATGTGGGCTGGATATAGTGCAAGAGGTGGACAAACAATAAACCCTTACGGTACAGGTGAGGATGACATGTTTGTTGGTGGCTCAAGTACAGGATCTGCGATAGCAGTTTCCGCTAATTTTACAGTAGTATCTGTTGGAACAGAAACAGATGGTTCTATATTGAGTCCGGCGGTTCAAAACTCTGTAGTCGGTATTAAACCGACTGTTGGTCTAATTAGTCGTAGGGGAATTATTCCGCTTACTTATTCACAAGATACAGCGGGACCATTTGCTAGGACAGTAAAAGATGCTGCTATTTTGTTAGGGAGTTTAACTGGGTTGGACGACAAGGACGTAGCTACTCATAAAAGTGAAGGGATAGTAGAACATGATTATACAAAATATCTTGATGTTAACGGTTTAAATGGAGCAAAGATTGGTGTATATAGTAATGCGCCAAAAGATTATTATGAAACTGGTGAGTATGATGAAAAATTGTTTAAGGAAACGATTGAAGTATTGCGTAGTGGGGGAGCAACAGTAGTAGAAAATATTGATATTCCGTCTTTTCATAGAGAATGTAGCTGGGGAGTATCGCTTTATGAACTAAAGCATAGTTTAGATAACTATCTTTCTAAACTACCTTCTACTATGCCAGTACATTCTATTTCAGAGTTAATGGCGTTTAATGAAAACATAGCTGAAAGAGCTTTGAAATATGGACAAACTAAGTTAGAAAGAAGAAAAGATTTTCCTAATACGTTAAGAAATCCAGAATATTTAAATGCAAGATTAGAAGATATATATTTTTCACAAGAACAAGGTATTGATTTTGCACTGGAAAAATATAATCTTGATGCAATTCTATTCCCTTCTTATATCGGATCCACTATATGTGCGAAAGCAGGTTATCCATCTATAGCGATACCAGCGGGATATATGGATAACGGGAGACCATTTGGAATTACGCTTGCAAGCACTGCTTTTTCTGAGGGGACTTTGATTAAACTCGCATACGCTTTTGAACAAGCGACAAAGCATCGGAAATCTCCTAACTTATCATAA
- a CDS encoding NfeD family protein: protein MAAWVMWFIIAGILFIAEMLSITFYMLWLGIGAVVGGLIALFAPEALLLQVIVGAIVSLTLTFFTKRISKNFREAKGFTDTVDMLVGKKGIIMQAITNEANGIVKVDGDTWTAIADDPIDAGEKVIVIKRHSTILQVKKESE, encoded by the coding sequence ATGGCTGCTTGGGTAATGTGGTTTATAATAGCTGGTATTTTATTTATTGCAGAAATGTTGTCGATTACATTTTATATGCTTTGGCTTGGAATTGGGGCTGTTGTCGGAGGTCTAATAGCTTTGTTTGCTCCCGAAGCACTACTGTTACAAGTTATTGTCGGTGCGATTGTAAGTTTAACATTGACTTTCTTTACGAAAAGAATTTCAAAAAACTTTCGAGAAGCAAAAGGTTTTACAGATACAGTAGATATGCTAGTCGGTAAAAAAGGGATTATTATGCAAGCGATTACAAATGAAGCGAATGGTATTGTGAAGGTGGATGGAGATACTTGGACAGCTATTGCAGATGATCCAATTGATGCTGGAGAAAAAGTTATTGTTATAAAGAGGCATAGTACTATATTACAAGTAAAAAAGGAGAGTGAATAA
- a CDS encoding SPFH domain-containing protein: MVAALTLTIIFALIVVTFIALTIKIIPQQKVGVVERFGKFQRVMQPGLNLLIPIVDRVRVYHDLRIQQTNVPPQKVITKDNVQVEIDTIIFYQVVEPELATYGISNYEYGVRNITSATMRQIIGKMELDETLSGREKISTEIRLALDEATEKWGVRIERVEVVDINPPKDVQASMEKQMKAERNKRAIILEAEAAKQDKVLRAEGEKQSKILMAEGDKEARIREAEGIKEAKELEAQGEARAIEEIAKAEQNRIELLREANLDERILAYKSFESLAEVAKGPANKVFIPSNAIETLGTLGAIGEIFKEKQAKRLPSSDTPNEQ; the protein is encoded by the coding sequence ATGGTTGCAGCATTAACATTAACCATTATTTTCGCACTAATTGTTGTTACATTTATTGCATTAACAATTAAAATTATTCCACAGCAAAAGGTTGGAGTCGTTGAAAGATTTGGTAAGTTTCAACGTGTTATGCAGCCAGGATTAAATTTATTAATCCCGATTGTAGATCGCGTTCGTGTATATCATGACTTACGCATTCAACAAACGAATGTACCACCGCAAAAGGTAATTACGAAAGATAATGTACAAGTAGAAATTGATACGATTATTTTCTATCAAGTCGTTGAACCGGAACTTGCGACATATGGTATTTCAAACTATGAATACGGTGTTCGTAACATTACTTCAGCAACGATGCGCCAAATCATTGGTAAAATGGAACTGGATGAAACGTTATCTGGTCGTGAAAAAATTTCAACAGAAATCCGCTTAGCACTTGATGAAGCTACAGAAAAATGGGGCGTTCGCATTGAACGTGTTGAAGTTGTCGATATTAATCCGCCGAAAGATGTGCAAGCGTCAATGGAAAAGCAAATGAAAGCAGAACGTAATAAACGTGCGATTATATTAGAAGCTGAAGCTGCAAAGCAAGATAAAGTTCTTCGTGCTGAAGGTGAAAAGCAAAGTAAAATCCTAATGGCTGAAGGGGATAAAGAAGCACGTATTCGAGAAGCGGAAGGTATTAAAGAAGCAAAAGAATTAGAAGCGCAAGGGGAAGCAAGAGCGATTGAGGAAATTGCAAAAGCAGAACAAAATCGAATTGAATTACTTCGTGAAGCGAATTTAGATGAGCGTATACTTGCTTACAAATCATTTGAATCATTAGCTGAAGTTGCAAAAGGACCAGCAAATAAAGTCTTTATTCCGTCTAATGCAATTGAAACACTTGGTACTCTTGGAGCAATTGGAGAAATCTTTAAAGAAAAACAAGCGAAGAGATTGCCTTCGTCAGATACACCAAACGAACAATAA